Genomic DNA from Niabella ginsenosidivorans:
GCCATAAGCATCGGCCATCGTCATGATCGACTGATAAAAAAAATCGGCCATCTCATCCACCATCATCTCTTTTGTCCATAAATCAATCCGTAAAGCAGTTCTTTCTGCACCATCCCAAAGCGACAGCATTACAGCTTTTGCCCTCCTTGCCTGCTCAGCCGTGCTGGCGGTTGCATTCCAGGTAATATCCTGTGGCACTTTATTTTCATCCAGTTCCACATCAATGGTAATTGTAGACTTCATACATCAATACTT
This window encodes:
- the gldC gene encoding gliding motility protein GldC, with the protein product MKSTITIDVELDENKVPQDITWNATASTAEQARRAKAVMLSLWDGAERTALRIDLWTKEMMVDEMADFFYQSIMTMADAYGRATQYQDQVNDMKTFARDFYKKFQQKQLEQQKAT